The sequence ggagattgagaccatcctggcttacactgtgaaaccccgtctctactaaaaaatacaaaaaactagccgggcgaggtggcgggcgcctgtagtcccagctacttgggaggctgaggcaggagaatggcgtgaacccgggaggcggagcttgcagtgagctgagatccggccactgcactccagcctgggtgacagagcgagactccgtctcaaaaaaaaaaaaaaaaagaatgttcataatagctttattcataatagccaaagcctggaaataaaccaaatgtccatcaagagagAATATACAAATGGTCATATATGAGACTATTACTCTGTAATAACAAATAATGAACTACTGATGCATGCAACAACGTAGATGAATATCATAAAcaggctgagtgaaagaagccagacacaaaagagtttATGTGTTTGAGTCCATTTACATGAAGACCAAGAACAGGCAAAAGTACGTTATGAAGACAGAAGTCAGAACAATGATTGCCTTAGTGGGGTGAGGGGGTGGTTTCAAATAGGGGTTGACTAGGAAGGGGCACAAGGAAGCTTTTGGGGGtgttggaaatgttctatatcttgatatGCATTTGTTAGAACTCATTAAATGGTACACCTGAGATCTGTGCATTTCACTGTgtttaaattaaactttaattttaaaaaagtagggGAAGGATATGAGGAAGTATACATTGATCCAAGGGCATTCTCCTACATAAGCACAATACAGTTATCACACtcagaaaatttaacattaatGCAGCACTACCATCTAGTATGCAGTTCACATTAGAATATCCCAGTGTCTTAAAATTTGCTGAGAGTAGATCTTAATTGTTTTCACACTTCCCATCTCACACTCTCCCTCTCATGGTAACTGTGTGGTGAAggattggttcttttttttttttttttttaagacagagtcttgcactgtctcccaggctagagtgcaatggcatgatctcgattcactgcaactctgccttccaggttcaagtgattcttgtgcctcagcctcccgagtagctgggattacaagcatgcaccaccatgcctggctaatttatttttagtagagacagggtttcaccatgttggccaggctggtctcgaactcctgaccttgtgatccacctgccttggcctcccaaagtgctgggattacaggcatgagccaccgtgccccgcctatAGAATTTTTTATATGTAGGATTCAGTGAAAGATCactcattattaatttttaaaaagcttcatgATGGAAATAATTCTTGTAGAATGTTAAAATCTTGAATCCCAGGGCATGTTTTCTGGCACCTGTTATTTTCAGTAACCCATTTCGTTTTTGTCATACATATAGAGTTAATGTATGAAAAGTCAATTATGTCAAACTTACACAGTTTGTATGAAAAGATTAAtgatcttggccgggcgcggtggctcaagcctgtaatcccagcactttgggaggccgagacgggcggatcacgaggtcaggagatcgagaccatcctggctaacacggtgaaaccccgtctctactaaaaaatacaaaaaactagccgggcgaggtggcgggcgcctgtagtcccagctactcgggaggctgaggcaggagaatggtctaaacccgggaggcggagcttgcagtgagctgagatccggccactgcaccccagcctgggtgacagagcaagactctgtctcaaaaaaaaaaaaaaaaaaaaaaaagattaatgatCTTTTACAAATGCAGAATTGGCTGGATGTGGCTAATTGTAGAAttggcctgtaatcctagcgctttgggaggctgaggcgggaggatcgcttgagtacagaattttgattcttctttttttttaaattttttattttctgagacagagtctctgtcgtgctggctgaagtgcaatggcatgatctcagctcactgcaacctccacctcccaggttcaagcggttcttgtgcctcagcttcccaagtagttgggattacagatgtgtgccaccaggcccagctaatttttttgtgtgtatatttagtatagaggggggtttcaccatattggccaggctggtctcgaactcccaatctcagatggtccgcccatctcggcctcccaaagtgctggattacaggtgtgagccaccatacccagcatttatatttatttattattattttcttttttttgagatggagtttcaccctgttgcccaggctggagtgtaatgccaagatcttggctcactgccacctgcACGTCCTGGGCGagcctcctgccacagcctcccgagtagttgggaatacaggcacgtgcaccacacccagctaatttttgtatttaagtagagtcagggtttcattatgttggtcaggctggtctcgaactcctgacctcaagtgatctgcctgcctcggcctcccaaagttctggaattacaagcgtgagccactgcgcccggccaagcccaggactttgagaccagcctgggcaacagaccaagaccctgtctgtataataaaaattatgcaaTATTAGAATAGCAAATCTTGCtcttaaaagttttgttttcctcGTTGCTTTTTTACTGAAAATGCATGGCTTTAGAAACTTCTGGGTAGTTTGAATTGCAGACAAGCAGGCCCTATTCTTGTTTGTTTAATTAATGAGATTTGTAAACAGTACTTGGTTTCCCCAGACTCTAGGACTTAGAGGAAGGAAATTTTGATTTAGCTCTTGGTAAAGCTAGATGcacctgatttttctttttcattgttattttcttgATCACAGAAAACAATACACGTTAATAGTAGAAAATACccacaattgaaaaaaatataaagcactTAATAAAACTCTACCACCTAGGCTAggtaaggtggctcacatctgtaatcccagcactttgggaggccgaggtgggtggaacagctgaggtcaggagttcaagaccatcctggccaacatggtgaaaccccatatctactaaaactacaaaaattagttgggcgtggtgacagccgcctgtaatcccagctactcaggaggttgaggcaggaaaattgcttgaatccaggaggtggaggttgcagtgagctgagatcatgccgctgcattccggcctgggtgacagagcaagactgtctcgacaaaacaaaaaaactgccaCCTAGAGATGGTGGTGGTCAACATCTTAGCAAGAATTTCTTTTGCGTTTTTCTGTGCAAACACAgacagattttcattttttaaaaaagatgatagAATCATACTGTATGAATTTAACTGCCTAATTAGCTTGCTGTATCAGCGTCTCTCTTGTCATTAAATGCTCTacagctttttttaaaattgctacCTGTGGTAGTATTCCTTGAAGGAAAtaccttaaaattttttgtttttaaactccaAGATACGTGATGTTTGGctaaaactaatgaaaataaattgatgaAACTTCAATGTAGTGGATCAAGAGACCCATGAAATTGATGAGTTAGATTGTTGTGGGCACCGCTTTTAAATTTATGGTGCCTTCTTAGCAGAATCATGACTTCATCAACTCTTTTTTTACATACTTTTATTCAAAGAAGATGTTCTCCTCCTCAGCCCCAACTTACCTCCTTCTTGTCTCCAACTGCCAGTATTCATCCATACTCTTTGTAGTTTTGAGGTGTGAGATAGCTCCGAAGTTCTTGGGAATGGGTAGAGTTTAATTCTGAGTCTGCATATAGTCTATTGGAGGAAGCTTTTCTTAGGAGGTGAAATTTGGGATGGAGTTCTCCTCTACACTCTAACCCTGTGGCCACAATCTTTGGTTTAGATCTTTGGCATTTTTCAGTGGATGTCTGTCATAATGTCTAACTCTTCTTCCTGCCTCCAGGCTTCCTGTGATTGCCAGATGAAATTCCGAAAACCCAAATCATTCCCCTAGTTAATATCCTTCAGTGACTCCAGATCAATCAAATTCTTGATCCCTCCACATGGGTCTTACCATCTACCCTCGTGCCCTCTCTAGCATCCTACATATTGAGTTCCCCACACCCTAGTTCCCCACACCTCTAGTTTCCCTGAGTTTGGAatattctttcacatttgcttaTCCCACTATCTAGAACTTCCTGCAGTCTCCCTACTGCCAACCTGTCTGTCTAgttgctaatttattttaaaacccaGCTTAAGTAACACATCCTTTTGGAAGTATTACTTCCCTGATCGTTACTCACCTCCATGCCATCGTTCGCTCAACTCATTGAAGTTAGGTGCCCCCTCTTCTGGGCTGCCACTGCTCTCCATATTCACTTATGTACTGTACTTTGTATTGTAATCAGTTTGACACCCCCCCCTTTATTTGAGCTCCTTGAGAGCCGGACCCTGATTCTTGTTCCTTAGCACTCCACCCTCCCCAGAACCAACATGGTATAGCTTATAGGAGGCACCctataaatgtttaatgaatgttTGAATGCAAAAGTGTATCTAACTTTATTGATGGTATAGTTATGAAAAGAACGTGTTGAGAAAAAGGTCAGAAAGGGTTAGGAACTTGTCAGTATTCTAAATCCCTCTTTTTCAAAAGCATACACATTTAGGAATGACTGTCTTGCTTTAAGAATTTGTAGGGCTTTGTTCACCTGAGTTGTACCTTGCTATCACAGAAGGATGCCCTGCAGTGGTCCCGCCATCCGGCTACAGTGGAGGGAGAGGAGCCAGAGGACACGGCTGATGTGGAGAGCTGTGGGTCTAATGAAGCCAGCACTGTGAGTGGTGAAAACGATGGTAAGGACCCTTTACCGGATGGGTGAGGGAGCCACAGCGGGCACTAGGGACtaacctttattttccttttttccagtaTCTCTTGATGAAACATCTTCGAATGCATCCTGTTCTACAGAATCTCAGAGTCGACCTCTTTCCAACCCCAGGGACAGCTACAGAGCTTCCTCACAGGTAAGGAAGAGGTAGAGCCTAACCCGGGAGGATGAATGATGACAGGTACAAGGCAAGATGCTTCCTTCTCCTGTTGTAAGCTGTGGACATGTTCAGAGAGTGAAGAATAGAAGTCTGGTCTCTAGCTGTTAGTAGCATTTAACAGTGGGCTGTAGGAAAAGTGAACAGTAGGTCTGAGCAGagtgagttttttctttttctttaccttgGCTGATTGATTCtgttcgttctttttttttttttttttttttttttttttttttgagattgagttgcacctgtcgctcaggctggagtgcagtggtgtgatctccgcctctggggttcaaacagttctcctgcctcaacctcccgagtagctgggattacaggcacgtactactgcacctggctaatttttgtatttttagtagagatggggttttgccatgttggccaggctagtcttgaattcctgacctcaagtgatccgtccgcctcagcctcccaaagttctgggattacaggcatgagtcacaacGCCCAGCCTGATTCTGTTCATTCTTGTAATATACATGTGAACATCTGGGGAGAAGTGGGGTTAGTGCAGAGTAGTGAGAACAGGAGATTGGGAGTGAGCAGTTTGAATGGTGACCCTGCACTTACTACCCTTGAGACTTTGGGAAAACTCcttgcctgtaaaatggggataacagtacGTTTTGTAGCTTGGAATGATGCTTGGCACAGTGACCAGCACGTAGCTCAGTAACATTAACCAGTGCTCTCGTCAGCATTATTCGACAGATCTGGTTGAAGACGAACTTCATTTTACAAGAGAGTGAGTAGAGAGTGTCGCCAGGGAATGCTTTTGTGGCTCTGCAGTTGATTGGGGCTCTCTTTTTGTTCTCTCTGGGAATGTAGGcgaacaaacaaaagaaaaagactggGGTGATGCTGCCTCGAGTTGTCCTGACTCCTCTGAAGGTAAACGGGGCCCACGTGGAATCTGCATCAGGTATGTGTAAACTCATGGTTGTGATGCTTTTTCCTCAGGTCCTGGGGACCTGGCCCCCCTCTGTCAACAGTTTCTGACTTAATAGTGTGATGCCAGGAGAGCTGTCGGGCCACAGGCAAGAGCCCTGCCAGTGGGTGAGGCCTGCCATAGGTTCTAGTGCTGGGCTCTGCCGTGTGCCTTCCTCTTTGTCTCCCAAGGCAGTCGTGAGGATCCAATGGAGGATTTGATTGTGCCAGTGCTTTGTAAAAGGTGTAGTGCTATACAAATAAAGATGGCGGTTTGGCATCTGTAAGGTGGTATTTTTAAAGCCAGACCATGAGGTGGTGGTTTCTCTCAGCCTAAGGCTGGGAGATGGAAGTATCCCAGTATTGCTGGCAGCATTTCAGGGAGAGCTGGGAGAAGTGAGCTTGTCTGAGAGCCGTGGGCGCGGCTTGTGATACTTTTGACCAGTGGAATGCTGTGCCTTCAGGGTTCTCGGGCCGCCACGCCGATGGCGAGAGCGGCAGCCCgtccagcagcagcagcggctCTCTGGCCCTGGGCAGCGCTGCTATTCGTGGCCAGGCCGAGGTCGCCCAGGACCCTGCCCCGCTCCTGAGAGGCTTCCGGAAGCCAGCCACAGGTGAGTGGCTTGGCACTTATTTCTCTGCCTGTAAAGGGGGCCCCTGCAGGCCTAGTGAGAAGATGTCTTCTATTCTAGTTCCTTTAccagtttatttttacttcttggGTGgccctctatttttatttatttttaccttgtaGTTTGATGATTTCATTTGTAGCTCTCTGCTAGACTGTGAGAACTCCTTTCAGGCAGAGATGATGCCACATAGTTTCTCGTATGTCCCTGTAGGCCTAGTCTATGCCTGCCTTGTACTGCTTAGTAAGTGTTTGAGTGACTGAAAACTGCTTCTGAGCTTCTCAGTGAAGAATTCCAACACCCCTTTTCTCTCTTCGGTAGCATCCTGCCACGTTCATTCCCAACATCTGTAGTCTCTATCAGACGCTCCCTTTTTTCCAACCTAGTCAGTATGTTGAGTGGAAGCATGTGTTGAATTTTGGGGATGCAAACAAATTCAGTAGTGCTGTATCTATatctcccacccctcaccccaccccacccccattagGGTTATTTGCAATACTGGTATGCTCTTTGCTATTTCAGGATTTAATTCTTAATGGCCCAcgtgctgggttttttttgtagatgAGCCACATGAAACCATTAAGAAGACAAACTTGCTTCTGAGAATTAGAGTAAACCTTTGTCCATGTGAGAACTAGATTTGCTGTCTTGCTGCTTTTCTAGCTCATCAGCAGTGCTCAATCTAAGGTCTCACAGGTCTCTAGTCCTAGTGAGTTTTTCACATAAAAGTAACATTTGCTGAGGCTTCTGTGAGAGGTATTAGCATCTCAGTTGGCTTTGAACAGTGCTTAGTACATTTCTGCATGGAGATCATCCCTCTCCAGCCCATTCATAGAAGGCTTCTGCAGATTTTTCTATAGTAGACTAACTGGATTTACTTTTAGACAATTTCCATGATTTCTCCAGTTGAGCTTTGTGGAACCTGTTCTCCAGCTTTGGAGGGAAGCTCAGAACCTGCCCCTTGCCTGGTTTTCTGTGGGAAGTGTCCTTTTCAGGCTGTGACACAGCATGGTACAGAGTTTTGTCTGAGGGGATGCAACCCCAAGTGTTCTCCTAGGTTTGATGGCAATGACAGTAACCTGGAAAGAACAATTGTAATATGCAGGTTAGGATGGATTGAGCAGATTGTGTGCAGATAACTTCTGGGTAGTTTGGGTGCTGTCACCAAAGTTTTCCCATCAGTTggcatttgcttttttcttttaaaaagctgaaatctATACCTTGCTGCTTCTTGCTTCAAAAATCATAGGTCAAATGAAGCGTAACAGAGGGGAAGAAATAGATTTTGAGACACCTGGGTCCATTCTTGTCAACACCAACCTCCGTGCCCTGATCAACTCTCGGACCTTCCATGCCTTACCATCACACTTCCAGCAgcagctcctcttcctcctgcctgaaGTAGACAGACAGGTGCACATGGGCAGCCTCCCCTTTGCCTCTTTCTGGATGGGCTTCTGTTctcttttaagtttatttattaggattttttcccccttgatcCTTCTAGGTGGGGACAGATGGCCTGTTGCGTCTCAGCAGCAGTGCACTGAATAATGAGTTTTTTACCCATGCGGCTCAGAGCTGGCGGGAGCGCCTGGCTGATGGTACGTAGACTTGATCATCTCAGACGGCTTGCGATGCACCTGACATGTGTGGTGTTGCATGTCTCCTGGTACTTAAAATCCAAGCTCTTTCTTCTCAAAGGGTTATTTAGTATAAGACAGGCTTTACTCATTATCAATAAATGTGGTGGGTATTAATGTGCCACATAGCTCTGAAGAAATAACAGAGTGTTTAGGTTTAGACTTTCActatattgtatgtatatactcaTTCTTCATCTCCTTTTTATCATTAAAACTATAAACACCTATTCCAGTAATCATGGCATCATCTGGAAGGGTGGAGGAAAGTACACTGTGGAGTTGACAAGCTCCATCATGCTCTGTCTTTAGGCATTGTCACATGGAGTGATTGTTAGCttctattaatttaattttgtagGGAAAGTGTTGagagggttcttttttttttttttttttttttttttttttttgagacggagtcttgctctgtagcccgggctggagtgcagtggccggatctcagctcactgcaagctccgcctcccgggtttgcgccattctcctgcctcagcctcctgagtagctgggactacaggcgcccaccacctcgcccggctagtttttttgtatttttagtagagacggggtttcaccgtgttagccaggatggtctcgatctcctgacctcgtgatccgcccgtctcggcctcccaaagtgctgggattacaggcttgagccaccgcgcccggccgagagggTTCTTAAGAACACCCCTAGGTTTGATGATTTGCTAGCAGGACTCAGCATATAGTTACATGTATAGGGCTGTGGTTTATTACAGCAGAAGAATACAAAGTAAAATCAGCAAATGGAGAGGCACATGGGGTGAGGTCCAGGGGAACCATGTGTTGGCTTCCAAGGTCCTCTCTCAGTGGTGTCACACAGGATACATTTAATTCCCACAGCAACAAGTTATGACAACATGTATGAAATGTCTACTAGGGAAACCTGTTAAAGACTTGGTGCCCAGGGTTTTTATCAAGGCCAGATCATGTAGGAAGCCACTGCTTGGCACATACCGAGATTCCAGATTCCCAGAAGGAAGGCAGGTGTTCAGCATAAGCCATATTGTTTGCATAAACAATTTAGGCACAGTGAACAACTCATCAGTTAGGGTGATTGGGAACCCTCCTGAAATCGTAAGTTCCCAGATATCAGCCAACAGCTGTTCTTTTAAGTAGGCCTTTCTAAGAATAAACAATCAGGCCTACTATGTTAACTTTTTGTCTACACGGGAAATAAGaatggttcttttttttgttgttttggtttttcgaTCAAGGAGTTGCTTGGTCTGACTTTAGGGAAGAGTCAATTTCCCTTATAGTAGACGTGTTAGCTCTGTCCCTGTAAGAGCGTGATGTGAGAGAGCCTCTAGAAGAGACATGTTTTAAAACTGGGAGATTCAGCTGTCCATAAGACAGACATTAATATCCCGAATGCACTTACTAGAAGAGGTTTATTTCTCCCTAGGCGAATTTACTCATGAAATGCAAGTCAGGATACGACAGgaaatggagaaggaaaagaaggtggaacaatggaaagaaaagttCTTTGAAGACTACTATGGACAGAAGTAAGGCAGTTGGAGCTATGAGTCCTGGTCTGGGGTTTTGAGGGGATAGAGGTAGATGGTCTCAAAGTAGTGTATTACTTACATGTTGGACAATAgtgtggagattgcagtgacaCTTGGGTCATTTATCATAATGCCATTCATAGTGAAGCTAACAGAAGTTTTTCTGTGGTTAGAGTTATGCACCATGCAGATTTATTTTGTTCTGAGATATCTATGTTTCTGGGTCCATATTATTCATAGAAATAAGACATGTCCACTCTGGCCTGAAACTGATggtgtgattttgatttgcaggCTGGGTTTGACCAAAGAAGAGTCATTGCAGCAGAACGTGGGCCAGGAGGAGGCCAAAATCAAAAGTGGCTTGTGTGTCCCAGGAGAATCAGTGCGTTCACAGCGTGGTCCAGCCACCCGACAGCGAGATGGGCATTTTAAGAAACGCTCTCGGCCAGATCTCCGAACCAGAGCCAGGAGGAATCTGTACAAAAAACAGGAGCCAGAACAAGCAGGAGTTGCTAAGGATGCAAAATCTGTGGCCTCAGATGTTCCCCTCTACAAGGATGGGGAGGCTAAGACTGACCCAGCAGGGCTGAGCAGTCCCCATCTGCCAGGCACATCCTCTGCAGCACCCGACCCAGAGGGTCCCGAATTCCCAGTTGAGTCTGTGGCTTCTCGGATCCAGACTGAGCCAGACAACTTGGCACGTGCCTCTGCATCTCCAGACAGAATTCCTAGTCTGCCTCGGGAGACTGTGGATCAGGAGCCCAAGGATCAGAAGAGGAAATCCTTTGAGCAGGCGGCCTCTGCATCCTTTCCCGAAAAGAAGCCCCGGCTTGAAGATCGTCAGTCCTTTCGTAACACAATTGAAAGTGTTCACACCGAAAAGCCACAGCCCACTAAAGAGGAGCCCAAAGTCCCGCCCATCCGGGTAGGAGACTGTTTGATTCCTGGCTGCCCTGGAGCCAGGTTTTCTTTGAGGGTCATGAGATTATAGAGCCCTTAACTCTGGGGCCTTGAAGTTAATTATGTGGGAATGTAGAGCCTTTTATGAGAGGCTTTCTTGAGACAGCCTTAAAGTTTAGTGAGATAGgttcttttcttcctcactttTTTGTTCACTCTGTTGAAGTTATCTCCAGAGGTCAAAATCCTTTGgagttttaaaatctttttaagatAGTGTTAGGTTCTTTGCTGTAGTGACTCACACAGTCCCACCAGAAATTAAATTTAGAAGTGTGGCATATAACAGCCCTTGAGCAGAATCTTCTCTGAATGGTGTGGTGTTATGGCAGCCATTTTACTATGATGATTTCGTTGTTTTAAGGAAATTATTTGATTCTGTATGCCATGACCCTTAAGCTATTAGAATCCTAGTTTTGCTTTACAGTCCCTAGGTCAGATCACCCAGTCAGTTAAAActgttttctaattctttttttgcaGATTCAACTTTCACGTATCAAACCACCCTGGGTGGTTAAAGGTCAGCCCACTTACCAGATATGCCCCCGGATCATCCCCACCACGGAGTCCTCCTGCCGGGGCTGGACTGGCGCCAGGACCCTCGCAGACATTAAAGCCCGTGCTCTGCAGGTCCGAGGGGCGAGAGGTCATGACTGCCATAGAGAGGCGGCCACCACTGCCATCGGAGGGGGGGGTGGCCCGGGTGGAGGTGGCAGCGGGGCCACCGATGAGGGAGGTGGCAGAGGCGGcagcagtggtgatggtggtgaggcCTGTGGCCACCTTGAGCCCAGGGGAGGCCCGAGCACCCCTGGAAAGTGTACGTCAGATCTACAGCGAACACAACTACTGCCGCCTTATCCTCTAAATGGGGAGCATACCCAGGCCGGAACTGCCATGTCCAGAGCGAGGAGAGAGGACCTGGCTTCTCTgagaaaggaggaaaactgcCTACTACAGAGAGCTTCAGTTGGACTCAGAGATGGGCTGGGAGATGCCTCCCAACTCTCCATTGCTCCCACTGGGGACCAGCCATGCCAGGCCTTGCCCCCACTGTCCTCCCAAACCTCAGTAGCTGAGAGATTAGTGGAGCAGCCTCAGTTGCATCCGGATGTTAGAACTGAATGTGAGTCTGGCACCACTTCCTGGGAAAGTGATGATGAGGAGCGAGGACCCACCACTCCCACAGACAATGGTCCTATTCCGTCTCTAGTGGGAGATGATACATTAGAGAAAGGAACTGGCCAGACTCTTGACAGTCATCCCACTATGAAGGATCCTGTAAATGTGACCCCCAGTTCTACACCTGAATCCTCATCAACTGATTGCCTGCAGAACAGACCGTTTGATGACAAATTAGGTCTTGGTGACTCATGCCTTCCTGTGAGGGAAAGTGATACTAGACAAGAAAACTTGAAAACCAAGGCTCTCGTTTCTAACAGTTCTGTGCATTGGATGCCCATCCCATCGAATGATGACGTAGTGAAACAGCCTGAACCAGAATCCAGAGGACATGTACCATCTGTTGAGCCCCAGGTTGGAGAGGAGTGGGAGAAagctcctcccacccttcctgcATTGCCTGGGGATTTGACAGCCGACGAGGGTCTAGATCCTACTGATAGCCTTACTTCACTCTGGACTGTGCCATCTCGAGGAGGCAGTGACAGCACTGGTAGTTACTGTCAACAGATGGACGCTGAAAAGCTGAAAATCAATGGAGACTCTGAAGCACTGAGTCCTCACAGTGAGTCCACAGATACAGCCTCTGACTTTGAAGGTCACCTCACGGAGGACAGCAGTGAGGCTGACAGTAGTGAAGCTGCAGTGACAAAGGGATCTTCGGTGAACAAGGATGAGAAACCCAGTTGGAACCAATCTGCCTCACTGTCCAAGGTGAATGGTGACCTGCGTCTGGTTACAAGGACAGATGGGATGGTTGCTCCTCAGAGCTGGGTGTCTCGAGTATGTGCGGTCCGCCAAAAGATCCCAGATTCCCTACTGCTGGCCAATACTGAGTACCAGCCAAGAGCCATGTGTCTGTCCAGGCCTGGGTCCTCAGTGGAGGCCACTAACCCACTTGTGATGCAGTTGCTGCAGGGTAACTTGCCCCTAGAGAAGGTTCTTCCACCGGCCCACGATGACAGCACGCCAGAAGCCCCACAAGTACCGCTTACAAACGAGCAGAGCCATGGCTCCCTGTGCCTGGGATCTTTACATGGTCTTGAAGAAAACAGTGGCATGGTTGGTGGAAGCAGCCCCATTTCTTTAAGGGCTTTGAAGGAGCCTCTTCTACCAGATAGCTATGAAACAGGCCCTGGTCTTGCCAGGAT comes from Macaca fascicularis isolate 582-1 chromosome 10, T2T-MFA8v1.1 and encodes:
- the ASXL1 gene encoding polycomb group protein ASXL1 isoform X5, whose protein sequence is MLHSNSRGGEGLFYKLPGRISLFTLKKDALQWSRHPATVEGEEPEDTADVESCGSNEASTVSGENDVSLDETSSNASCSTESQSRPLSNPRDSYRASSQANKQKKKTGVMLPRVVLTPLKVNGAHVESASGFSGRHADGESGSPSSSSSGSLALGSAAIRGQAEVAQDPAPLLRGFRKPATGQMKRNRGEEIDFETPGSILVNTNLRALINSRTFHALPSHFQQQLLFLLPEVDRQVGTDGLLRLSSSALNNEFFTHAAQSWRERLADGEFTHEMQVRIRQEMEKEKKVEQWKEKFFEDYYGQKLGLTKEESLQQNVGQEEAKIKSGLCVPGESVRSQRGPATRQRDGHFKKRSRPDLRTRARRNLYKKQEPEQAGVAKDAKSVASDVPLYKDGEAKTDPAGLSSPHLPGTSSAAPDPEGPEFPVESVASRIQTEPDNLARASASPDRIPSLPRETVDQEPKDQKRKSFEQAASASFPEKKPRLEDRQSFRNTIESVHTEKPQPTKEEPKVPPIRIQLSRIKPPWVVKGQPTYQICPRIIPTTESSCRGWTGARTLADIKARALQVRGARGHDCHREAATTAIGGGGGPGGGGSGATDEGGGRGGSSGDGGEACGHLEPRGGPSTPGKCTSDLQRTQLLPPYPLNGEHTQAGTAMSRARREDLASLRKEENCLLQRASVGLRDGLGDASQLSIAPTGDQPCQALPPLSSQTSVAERLVEQPQLHPDVRTECESGTTSWESDDEERGPTTPTDNGPIPSLVGDDTLEKGTGQTLDSHPTMKDPVNVTPSSTPESSSTDCLQNRPFDDKLGLGDSCLPVRESDTRQENLKTKALVSNSSVHWMPIPSNDDVVKQPEPESRGHVPSVEPQVGEEWEKAPPTLPALPGDLTADEGLDPTDSLTSLWTVPSRGGSDSTGSYCQQMDAEKLKINGDSEALSPHSESTDTASDFEGHLTEDSSEADSSEAAVTKGSSVNKDEKPSWNQSASLSKVNGDLRLVTRTDGMVAPQSWVSRVCAVRQKIPDSLLLANTEYQPRAMCLSRPGSSVEATNPLVMQLLQGNLPLEKVLPPAHDDSTPEAPQVPLTNEQSHGSLCLGSLHGLEENSGMVGGSSPISLRALKEPLLPDSYETGPGLARIEVTQAPGAPQKNSKTVPSFDSFHPVTNPITSSRKLEEMDSKEQFSSFSCEDQKEVCAVSQDSNSNAAPGKSPGDLTTSRTPRFSSPNVISFGPEQTGRALGDQSNVTGQGKKLFGSGNVAATLQRPRPADPMPLPAEIPPVFPSGKLGPSTNSMSGGVQTPREDWAPKPHASVGNVKNEKTFVGGSLKANAENRKATGHSPLELVGHLQGMPFVMDLPFWKLPQEPGKGLSEPLEPPSLPSQLSIKQAFYGKLSKLQLSSTSFNYSSSSPTFPKGLAGSVVQLSHKAKFGASHSASLSLQMFTDSSTVESISLQCACSLKAMIMCQGCGAFCHDDCIGPSKLCVLCLVVR